GCAAGGCGGTCGAGCTGTCGCCGGAGGATGGCTATATCCTCGATTCACTGGCCTGGGCCTATTACCGGCTTGGCCGCTATGACGAGGCGGTCGAACCGATGGAACAGGCGGTCGCCAGGATGTCCTCGGATCCGCTGGTGAATGACCATCTGGGCGACATCTACTGGAAAGTCGGCCGCAAGCGCGAAGCAGAGGTTCAATGGCAGCGCGCATTGTCGCTCGAACCCGGCGAAAGCGGCGAGGTGGAAGCCGACCGCATCCGTGCCAAGCTGAAGCGCGGATTGGATGCCGTTCTCGCCGAAGAAGAGGAATCGGGCGAGAGTGAGCAGCTTCCCCAACCGCAAGCCGAGGCAGAGGCCGAACCTGCGCCCGCCGACTGATCGCCGATGCCGATGACAAACCTGGTCGAACCGGCCCCGGCCAAGTTGAACCTGGCGCTGCATGTGACCGGGCGGCGGGCGGACGGGTATCACCTGCTCGATTCACTGGTCTGTTTTGCGTCAATCGGGGATGAGGTGCATCTGTCACCCGGTCCGCTTTCCCTGTCTATCGACGGCCCTTTCAGCGAGGGCCTTGCATCGGATGATGACAATCTCTGCCTGCGTGCGGCGGGCCTTGCCGGTGCCGAGGTTGCGATCCGCTTGACCAAGAACCTGCCCGTTGCCTCCGGCATCGGGGGCGGCTCGGCCGATGCGGCAGCGGTGCTGCGTGGTCTCTTGCGAATGGGCCATGAGTTGCCCGCCGATCTTCAGCGACTTGGGGCCGATGTGCCTGTCTGTCTTGCCTCCACACCAGCCCGGATGCAGGGGATCGGAGAGCAGGTGACCCCGCTTCCCACCCTGCCACCCCTGTATCTGGTGCTCGTCAATCCTACCGTGGCACTGTCCACGCCGCAGGTCTTCGCGGCGATGGAGCAGCATGAAAACC
This region of Paracoccus saliphilus genomic DNA includes:
- a CDS encoding 4-(cytidine 5'-diphospho)-2-C-methyl-D-erythritol kinase; the encoded protein is MPMTNLVEPAPAKLNLALHVTGRRADGYHLLDSLVCFASIGDEVHLSPGPLSLSIDGPFSEGLASDDDNLCLRAAGLAGAEVAIRLTKNLPVASGIGGGSADAAAVLRGLLRMGHELPADLQRLGADVPVCLASTPARMQGIGEQVTPLPTLPPLYLVLVNPTVALSTPQVFAAMEQHENPALPKIPDFATAKALIQWLRGTRNDLEAPARRLAPVIGEVLAALNATGAGFARMSGSGATCFGIFDTARQAAEAAGILGRHGWWVVATELAQPPAPG